Genomic DNA from Candidatus Gastranaerophilales bacterium:
TGCATGGCACGTTCTTTATTTTGCAATTGGCTGCGCTCCTCCGTGCAAAAAACCATAATACCCGAAGGCTTATGAACTATTCTTACGGCAGTTTCAACCTTATTAACATTTTGTCCGCCGGCGCCGCCCGAGCGTGCTGTTGATATTTCTAAATCGGTAGGGTTGATATCAATTTCAACATCTTCTACCTCAGGCATAACTGCCACTGTTGCAGTACTTGTATGAATACGCCCCTGAGATTCTGTTTGCGGAACACGCTGAACTCTGTGGACTCCTGACTCATACTTTAATTTGCTGTAAACACTGTCGCCCTGTATAGAAATAACAACCTCGCTGATTCCGCCGACATCACATTCGTTGATGCTCAAAACCTGAGTTTTCCAACCTTGTTTTTCAGCATAGCGCATATACATTCTCATTAAATCGCCTGCAAAGATATTAGCTTCATCTCCGCCTGCACTGCCTCTGATTTCAAGCATAATATCCTTATCATCCATAGGGTCTCTGGGCAGCAGCAAAACCTTCATTTCCTGGGAATAAATTTCCATTTTTTCTTGTGCGCCTTCAGCTTCAGCATCTAAAAACACCCTCATCTCAGGGTCATTTTCTTCTCTAAGCATCTGCACAGACTCACTGTAAACTTTAGATGCTTCCTGCCATTTTTTATAAAGTTCAACGGTTTCTTCCATTGATTTTCTTAATCTGGACAAGGTTGTAAACTCTTTATAATCAGCAATTACATTAGGGTCAGAAAGTTTTTCTCCCAATTCGTTATATGATTTTTCAATGCTTATAATTTTATCAAGCATTTTTTCCATTGATGTATCCTCTATCGTCTATAAGCTAATGATATAACAAAAAACAAGAATTATCATCATTATTGTGCTAAATATTTATCAAGTTTTTCTCTTACAAGTAAAGCTCTTTGTGTGATTTCTTCCAAAGATTTTGCATTCTCGAACAAAGATTTTCCCAATCCCACAGCAATGGCACCTGCTTCTATATAATCAAGGAAATCATCAATCTCAACACCGCTTGTAGCAATTAATTTCAAGAAAGGCATAGCTCTCATAATATCACTGATATATTCAGCTCCGCCCATATCTTTGGCAGGGAAAATCTTAGTCAAGAGCGTATTAAGTTTCCAGCTTTCATAAGCCTCATTAGCGGTAGAAGCACCCATTATAAGAGGAA
This window encodes:
- the prfA gene encoding peptide chain release factor 1, with product MEKMLDKIISIEKSYNELGEKLSDPNVIADYKEFTTLSRLRKSMEETVELYKKWQEASKVYSESVQMLREENDPEMRVFLDAEAEGAQEKMEIYSQEMKVLLLPRDPMDDKDIMLEIRGSAGGDEANIFAGDLMRMYMRYAEKQGWKTQVLSINECDVGGISEVVISIQGDSVYSKLKYESGVHRVQRVPQTESQGRIHTSTATVAVMPEVEDVEIDINPTDLEISTARSGGAGGQNVNKVETAVRIVHKPSGIMVFCTEERSQLQNKERAMQILKAKLYDIEVQKQMQEITDLRRSQVGSGDRSERIRTYNFPQGRLTDHRIGQNLNVWTVIEGEIEELINLLINYDQQKKLELLAQSGN
- a CDS encoding bifunctional 4-hydroxy-2-oxoglutarate aldolase/2-dehydro-3-deoxy-phosphogluconate aldolase, which codes for MKKQNVLAHLEKSKVFTVIRESKNFKTLDVVKALVKGHLTTIEISMDIPNAIEIIREMSKDNKVLLGACSIITTCQAQAAVDAGAQFLDTPVIEMSIVKFAKGVDVPLIMGASTANEAYESWKLNTLLTKIFPAKDMGGAEYISDIMRAMPFLKLIATSGVEIDDFLDYIEAGAIAVGLGKSLFENAKSLEEITQRALLVREKLDKYLAQ